One Fibrobacter sp. UBA4297 DNA window includes the following coding sequences:
- a CDS encoding BamA/TamA family outer membrane protein, translating to MILLICALLIFSTFTFADDDDKNPWSVSISGNKIFSKFQLNEQLDIPDEFGQLDTIKQDFLMRLSSENVRALYYSRGYFSLDLKMEIRREPLSNGRLQRDYYITVSEGVCYRFNDAKIISTGDEQIPIDLGSLKITKHQLYNQEDISEDLQEIQKAYRKQGNLHVYLSSEEHIDTTAKQINVIINVNPGPKVLMGDIHTTTQRVMNKNENKTAPEQGLTDTKWLSSLWRIPKGEIIDGNQYFNFKNKLYSTQLFTQVKLNDELREDGLSDVHLDVIERVPGEARYGFFFEEMYGFGAMAYADHKNFFGKFNEFSTSFQIAQHKQEITLGYANPLLFGTAFTFIPTAIRFVDRLSFNHEKIHPPAYPDSVEERYEVINRGDLTFGITNNIKFRSTIDTRYVNKNEDKLFKLKGEIGLTFDYTDDYFNPTKGFRFLPTVGLGTNFIQKVHKEDEIYDLSQYEDGHIYTYGEGTVNIYVPLFWTFYGALSGSIGSFFNKAIEDDARVFYQGGSRSVRGFDFRSIYAGYSSEVPTKITTKQDDGSVVTKDTTKEVIYTALTPMYYRINEELRWTLPWKSLRAWQIVQFCDWALVKDVKDDIYKRKQDGSLGLGIRYHWQFLTFRLDYAFKKGLTNWHKSEGFAWKRFDFDLSQAF from the coding sequence ATGATTCTACTGATTTGCGCACTGTTAATTTTTTCAACATTTACGTTTGCTGATGACGACGATAAGAATCCGTGGTCCGTTTCTATCAGCGGGAACAAGATTTTCTCAAAATTCCAGCTAAACGAACAGCTCGACATTCCAGATGAATTTGGGCAGCTTGACACCATCAAGCAGGACTTTTTGATGCGCCTTTCTTCGGAAAATGTGCGCGCCTTGTACTATTCACGCGGTTATTTCAGCCTTGACCTAAAAATGGAAATCCGCCGCGAGCCCTTGTCAAATGGTCGCTTACAGCGAGATTACTACATCACAGTCAGCGAAGGCGTCTGCTATCGATTCAACGATGCCAAAATCATTTCTACAGGCGACGAGCAAATACCTATAGACTTGGGGTCGCTTAAAATTACCAAGCACCAACTTTACAACCAGGAAGACATTTCCGAAGATCTCCAGGAAATCCAGAAAGCCTACCGCAAGCAAGGCAACCTGCACGTTTACCTGTCTTCAGAAGAGCACATCGATACGACGGCAAAACAAATCAATGTCATCATCAACGTAAACCCTGGCCCTAAAGTTCTGATGGGCGACATCCACACAACGACTCAACGTGTGATGAACAAGAACGAAAACAAGACCGCCCCGGAACAAGGACTTACGGATACAAAATGGCTATCGTCACTTTGGCGCATTCCCAAGGGCGAAATCATTGACGGTAACCAGTATTTCAACTTTAAGAACAAGCTCTATTCTACACAATTGTTTACGCAAGTCAAGTTAAACGATGAATTGCGCGAAGACGGCCTCTCGGACGTGCATTTGGATGTTATCGAGCGTGTTCCGGGCGAAGCTCGTTACGGATTTTTCTTTGAAGAAATGTACGGTTTCGGCGCCATGGCGTATGCAGACCACAAAAACTTCTTTGGAAAGTTCAATGAATTTTCGACAAGTTTTCAGATTGCGCAGCACAAACAAGAAATCACACTCGGTTACGCAAACCCGCTCTTGTTCGGAACGGCATTCACATTCATCCCGACAGCAATCCGCTTTGTGGACCGTCTTTCGTTCAACCACGAAAAAATCCACCCGCCTGCATATCCCGACAGCGTTGAAGAACGATACGAAGTCATTAACCGAGGCGACTTGACCTTCGGAATTACAAACAACATCAAATTCCGTAGTACAATTGATACGCGTTACGTGAACAAAAATGAAGACAAGCTCTTCAAGCTCAAGGGCGAAATCGGACTTACCTTTGACTATACCGACGACTATTTTAACCCGACAAAAGGATTTCGCTTTTTGCCGACGGTCGGTCTAGGAACAAACTTTATTCAAAAGGTCCACAAGGAAGACGAGATTTACGACTTGTCACAATACGAAGACGGACACATTTACACATACGGCGAGGGTACCGTCAACATTTATGTTCCACTGTTCTGGACTTTCTACGGAGCGCTCAGTGGAAGTATCGGTAGTTTCTTCAACAAGGCGATTGAAGACGATGCTCGCGTATTTTATCAGGGCGGTTCGCGTTCCGTACGCGGTTTTGACTTTCGAAGCATTTACGCAGGCTACTCCTCCGAAGTTCCGACAAAAATTACAACAAAGCAAGACGATGGTTCTGTAGTCACCAAGGACACCACCAAGGAAGTAATCTATACGGCACTGACGCCAATGTACTACCGCATCAACGAAGAACTCCGTTGGACACTTCCATGGAAATCCCTGAGGGCTTGGCAAATCGTACAATTCTGCGACTGGGCACTCGTCAAAGACGTCAAGGACGATATTTACAAGCGCAAGCAAGACGGAAGCCTCGGCCTCGGCATTCGTTACCATTGGCAATTCCTAACATTCCGCCTGGACTACGCCTTCAAAAAGGGACTTACAAACTGGCACAAGTCAGAAGGCTTCGCATGGAAACGATTCGACTTTGACTTGTCACAAGCGTTTTAA
- a CDS encoding peptidyl-prolyl cis-trans isomerase, producing MKKALLAVFSFCTLVFTGCNSIGDKDTLVARVNGEPIFKEDYAFMMRVGNIVPNTEQMRKASSSLFSRKALYTVALQKNPELKDELAAHNVALENYLLTFVYQRLYAMDRLMYSDDELAFYYDKHRDQFADSLSYMNLRDKVADAKYIESNYDSLKSYAYKHRSLDDSTGDVKITYDVKERFVSDHRQRIVREMGPALLKKYNIQETEIQMPTPEAYYEKHKNLYMTPGGYVVYHVESADSAKLAKRFKGKKIDLKAFKKIASKYSENKDTKAAMGFVGKVVFGHPLPYGIGFVPKMFELLYSLPDGAVSPVIASQSTGRYHVFFRVSAVDGELKPFDRVRKAIERDLATTANYELDSSYVLVTKNGEPAIREKDVLLAYEDNPMMIRSRRTHDQVVKALALQLAFASEARELGLDHSWEYRALKRQSDVDYVIKLYRSKVLNHIVVPEDSLKALYARMGNPAHPTLSYEESRSELSDWFEIPENIMKRTYYYAEEDFLPETYEQAKAHVFEQAYLIFRSGRWDKEVVTSWGTAKVDLFADNITLLPQEWSVELAMRSADSFYTQAKDLEKAYLAWSGIRDRYADIDSVAKKATFELAHVYSDKEDYDKAQREYRAFYRTWPDSPDAEKAMFSRGFILNENLHKNDEALKVFEEFKKLYPKSDLTESVDWLVQNIKSGGKLADDLMKKIEAEE from the coding sequence ATGAAAAAAGCTTTGCTTGCGGTTTTCTCTTTCTGTACCCTCGTTTTTACAGGGTGTAATTCTATCGGAGATAAGGATACTCTCGTTGCAAGGGTGAATGGTGAACCCATTTTCAAGGAAGACTACGCTTTCATGATGCGTGTGGGAAACATTGTCCCGAACACAGAACAGATGAGGAAGGCTTCTAGCTCCTTGTTCAGCCGCAAAGCGCTTTATACGGTCGCTCTTCAGAAGAATCCTGAACTGAAGGACGAACTTGCGGCCCACAATGTCGCCTTGGAAAATTACCTCCTCACGTTCGTCTATCAGCGTCTCTATGCGATGGACCGCCTGATGTACAGCGATGATGAACTTGCCTTCTATTACGATAAGCACCGCGACCAGTTTGCCGATTCGCTTTCCTACATGAATCTTCGAGACAAGGTGGCCGATGCCAAGTATATCGAGTCCAATTACGATTCCCTAAAATCCTATGCTTACAAGCACAGAAGTCTGGATGATTCCACTGGTGATGTCAAAATCACTTACGACGTCAAGGAACGTTTCGTTTCGGACCATCGCCAACGGATTGTTCGCGAAATGGGCCCGGCCCTCCTGAAAAAGTACAATATTCAGGAAACCGAAATTCAGATGCCCACTCCTGAGGCATATTACGAAAAGCACAAGAACTTGTACATGACGCCGGGTGGATATGTCGTCTACCATGTGGAATCTGCGGATTCTGCAAAGCTTGCCAAGCGATTCAAAGGCAAGAAAATCGACCTCAAGGCGTTCAAGAAAATTGCTTCCAAGTACAGCGAAAACAAGGATACGAAGGCCGCTATGGGCTTTGTCGGTAAGGTCGTTTTTGGACACCCGCTTCCGTATGGCATTGGCTTTGTTCCCAAGATGTTCGAATTGCTGTATAGCCTGCCGGATGGCGCTGTTTCGCCGGTTATCGCTTCTCAGTCAACGGGCCGTTACCACGTATTCTTCCGCGTCTCGGCTGTTGATGGAGAGTTGAAGCCGTTCGACCGTGTCCGCAAGGCCATTGAGCGCGACCTTGCCACGACTGCAAATTATGAACTCGATTCTTCTTATGTCCTGGTGACAAAGAATGGCGAACCTGCAATCCGTGAAAAGGATGTCCTGCTTGCGTACGAGGACAATCCGATGATGATCCGTTCCCGCAGGACGCACGACCAGGTGGTGAAGGCTCTTGCGCTCCAGCTTGCTTTTGCTTCTGAAGCTCGCGAATTGGGTCTCGACCATTCTTGGGAATACCGCGCTTTGAAGCGCCAGAGCGATGTGGATTATGTCATCAAGCTCTATAGGTCGAAAGTCCTCAACCATATCGTCGTTCCTGAAGATTCCCTGAAGGCTCTCTATGCACGCATGGGAAATCCGGCGCACCCGACATTGTCTTACGAAGAGTCCCGTTCTGAGCTGAGCGACTGGTTTGAAATTCCTGAAAACATCATGAAGAGAACGTACTACTATGCCGAAGAAGACTTCTTGCCGGAAACCTACGAACAGGCAAAGGCTCATGTGTTCGAACAAGCTTATTTGATATTCCGTTCGGGCCGCTGGGACAAAGAAGTCGTTACCTCATGGGGTACCGCAAAGGTGGATCTTTTTGCAGACAACATTACGCTCTTGCCGCAGGAATGGTCTGTGGAGCTTGCCATGAGATCGGCTGATTCCTTCTATACGCAGGCTAAGGATCTTGAAAAAGCATACCTTGCATGGTCTGGAATCCGTGACCGCTATGCCGACATTGATTCTGTCGCAAAAAAGGCCACGTTCGAACTAGCCCATGTCTATAGCGACAAGGAAGATTACGACAAGGCCCAGCGCGAATACAGGGCTTTCTACCGCACGTGGCCGGACTCCCCGGATGCTGAAAAGGCGATGTTCAGCCGCGGCTTCATCCTGAACGAGAACCTGCACAAGAATGATGAAGCGCTCAAGGTCTTTGAAGAATTCAAAAAGCTCTACCCGAAGAGCGACCTCACTGAATCTGTCGATTGGCTTGTCCAGAACATCAAGAGTGGCGGCAAACTCGCCGATGATTTGATGAAGAAAATCGAAGCCGAAGAGTAG
- a CDS encoding fibro-slime domain-containing protein translates to MLKKYVLGLFLGITAAFASGQQKTIAFFTPWSNTNAVLYMGGDSVATMTSLENYCGWFKATVDAPESDFKVYFKQTVGFNYVGAEGLVSTEPTMATEIALDSVVALSDTIWVQGYKTGVPALFSKYPGVLGDCPLKKIPVTVYDWLHGTKGDGDGSGKNGDPANGVSADFGSGGCSGKSKAVTGMVEYNLGPNGVPVRANPFPENCKITDHLDSWFLPQVIGMDTAGNEYTNMTCRDLYVSLDDDGFWLAEVSKDRISEGNEKNSDGMFLLDDFEYLDDAKTVPNPYFDQLKGTKIGKHNFGYTAKIQATFEYVPGQYFDFYGDDDVWVFIDNRLAVDIGGQHAQVAGAVDLDTIGQNTGNKLVPGKTYDFHIFYVERHTGSSNFRMRTSIDLHVDASIFLTSDNRDEGKRFEIWQINKKKKLSCNYDANSTELDTIGGVSTFTLTGGNLAEPEILDVGTHYEGIVITSDSTFYIDSAAIVSNVALAPGHYFLEITLKADPSQKTKVEITVPSYAVPSVAFMKTDWTILGKNVSGDTAQIGEWAYATYQVNIAFFEEWAKVNNYNRKINLSFSDVNIDILDTVDGNKINAVNLDANGKATFFVRANAPVSGVTLTAKGAAAGVSVWTDLVFAAPPVPRVSNAIAIDRNGDGRADSLYVHFDKSLKQKSKLDSIQFTFGESFNTTSKFTIVNENDIVITAENLTPQNCSGDVCGFGSKVFTGGTSDVYVGSLNNWFTYEDKGKTGRFYMENEPIADGVGPVILTAVKSKNNSGNVMLLLTFSETVSDESKKNFVQMFDFLCVRSGENRTPENPMLQGGADKTMLLIYGATAKDAVLPTSGDRVRFTVDGIVTDLAQNKAHKENPWVVIAGDQELSLESPNVVLIGEDPYDIIKKDSVTQALLIPNTAQNAQEIGDSLGVQGSLVDFDVSKIMIEQTQTAVNHLDAFIESRIDNTVHYDTTVTSISEEEALVQLFNDIRTVVVDTSYGFSEETVNGILDGAINEGNYKLIVRPEDQALIATMVEANVDASRDTTIAIDEILSVTQADLFDAIRQGKMDRELLQAGVSQELIDAIKNGDVNEFNIGEYRSGEKTVISGDDVELYYHTRYFSHLGEFVGDYSSSIKCSDRDLYGEEGCLKTKGRIFLAWNMRSNNGRLVGTGVYIERLEIKVIVNGKKNIHQVRDKLMGVRRKGGALSHKNSL, encoded by the coding sequence ATGTTGAAAAAATATGTGTTAGGGCTGTTTCTAGGCATTACGGCTGCTTTTGCAAGCGGCCAACAAAAAACAATTGCTTTCTTTACTCCGTGGTCGAATACGAATGCTGTCCTTTATATGGGCGGCGATTCTGTAGCCACCATGACTTCGCTTGAAAATTACTGCGGGTGGTTCAAGGCTACGGTAGATGCCCCTGAAAGCGATTTCAAGGTTTACTTTAAACAGACCGTCGGATTTAATTATGTCGGCGCCGAAGGCTTGGTCTCGACGGAACCGACTATGGCGACTGAAATTGCGCTTGATTCTGTGGTGGCCCTTTCGGATACGATTTGGGTTCAAGGCTACAAGACGGGTGTGCCCGCGCTATTTTCGAAATATCCTGGCGTTCTTGGCGATTGCCCGCTAAAGAAAATTCCTGTGACTGTTTACGACTGGCTTCATGGAACTAAGGGCGATGGAGACGGTAGCGGTAAAAATGGCGACCCGGCAAACGGTGTGAGCGCTGATTTTGGGTCGGGTGGATGCTCTGGCAAATCGAAGGCTGTGACGGGCATGGTCGAATACAATCTCGGTCCAAACGGCGTTCCTGTTCGTGCAAATCCGTTCCCGGAAAACTGCAAGATTACGGATCATTTGGATAGCTGGTTCTTGCCACAGGTTATCGGCATGGATACTGCGGGTAACGAGTACACCAATATGACTTGCCGCGACCTTTATGTTTCTTTGGACGATGATGGATTTTGGCTTGCAGAAGTGTCGAAAGACCGCATATCGGAAGGCAACGAAAAGAATTCAGATGGCATGTTCCTACTGGATGATTTTGAATATCTCGATGATGCAAAGACCGTTCCGAATCCTTATTTTGACCAACTTAAGGGAACAAAAATCGGCAAGCATAATTTTGGCTATACTGCAAAAATTCAGGCGACCTTTGAATATGTTCCAGGGCAGTATTTTGATTTTTATGGAGACGATGACGTTTGGGTGTTTATTGATAATCGATTGGCTGTAGATATCGGTGGCCAGCACGCCCAAGTGGCGGGTGCCGTGGATCTCGATACGATTGGTCAAAATACTGGGAACAAGCTTGTTCCTGGAAAGACTTATGATTTCCACATCTTTTACGTTGAACGCCATACGGGTTCCTCGAATTTCCGCATGCGCACCTCCATTGACTTGCATGTGGATGCGTCGATTTTCTTGACGTCTGATAATCGCGATGAAGGAAAGCGTTTTGAAATTTGGCAAATCAATAAGAAAAAAAAGCTGTCTTGCAATTACGATGCAAATTCAACGGAACTGGATACGATTGGAGGCGTCTCTACGTTTACGCTCACCGGCGGAAATCTTGCAGAACCTGAAATTCTTGATGTCGGAACGCATTACGAAGGCATCGTAATTACAAGCGATTCGACATTCTACATTGACTCGGCGGCGATTGTGTCGAATGTTGCCCTTGCTCCTGGTCATTACTTCTTGGAAATTACGTTGAAGGCAGATCCCAGCCAAAAGACTAAAGTTGAAATTACGGTTCCCTCTTATGCGGTGCCAAGCGTTGCTTTTATGAAGACGGATTGGACTATTCTCGGGAAAAATGTTTCTGGCGATACGGCGCAAATTGGCGAATGGGCGTATGCGACCTATCAAGTGAATATCGCCTTTTTTGAAGAATGGGCGAAGGTCAACAATTACAATCGAAAGATAAATCTATCATTCTCCGATGTGAATATTGATATTTTGGATACTGTGGACGGAAATAAAATCAATGCTGTGAATTTGGATGCAAATGGAAAAGCAACATTCTTTGTCCGTGCTAATGCGCCTGTGTCGGGCGTGACGCTTACGGCGAAGGGTGCTGCTGCAGGTGTGTCCGTGTGGACGGACCTTGTGTTTGCGGCTCCGCCGGTTCCCCGCGTGTCAAATGCCATTGCGATTGACCGAAACGGTGATGGTCGTGCCGATAGTTTGTATGTGCATTTTGATAAATCTCTCAAGCAAAAGAGCAAACTCGATTCTATCCAGTTTACTTTTGGGGAATCGTTTAATACGACCTCCAAGTTTACGATTGTCAATGAAAATGATATTGTAATTACGGCTGAAAACTTGACTCCGCAAAATTGCTCTGGGGATGTGTGCGGCTTTGGAAGCAAGGTCTTTACAGGGGGCACCTCGGACGTTTATGTCGGAAGTTTAAACAATTGGTTTACCTATGAAGACAAAGGAAAGACTGGTCGCTTCTATATGGAAAATGAACCCATTGCTGATGGGGTCGGGCCTGTTATTCTTACGGCTGTAAAATCAAAAAATAATAGTGGAAATGTAATGCTCTTGCTTACTTTCAGCGAAACCGTGTCCGATGAATCCAAAAAGAATTTTGTACAAATGTTCGATTTTCTCTGTGTACGTTCAGGAGAAAATCGTACTCCTGAAAATCCGATGCTGCAAGGAGGGGCTGATAAAACCATGTTGCTCATTTACGGGGCGACTGCAAAAGATGCGGTGCTCCCGACTAGTGGTGATCGCGTTCGTTTTACCGTTGATGGAATTGTTACGGACCTTGCACAAAATAAGGCCCATAAAGAGAACCCTTGGGTTGTCATAGCCGGGGATCAGGAACTTTCTCTTGAAAGTCCCAATGTGGTACTGATTGGCGAAGATCCTTATGATATCATCAAGAAGGATTCCGTTACACAGGCTCTGCTTATTCCTAACACAGCGCAGAATGCTCAGGAAATAGGGGATTCTCTTGGCGTTCAGGGAAGTCTTGTCGATTTCGATGTCTCGAAAATTATGATTGAACAGACTCAGACTGCAGTGAATCATCTTGATGCGTTTATTGAATCTCGAATTGATAATACGGTCCACTACGACACCACCGTTACAAGCATCAGCGAAGAAGAAGCTCTTGTGCAACTTTTTAACGACATCCGTACCGTAGTTGTGGATACGTCTTACGGGTTTAGCGAAGAGACGGTCAACGGGATTTTAGACGGAGCTATAAACGAGGGTAATTATAAATTAATAGTTCGACCGGAAGACCAGGCGCTTATCGCGACGATGGTCGAAGCGAATGTTGATGCGAGCCGCGATACCACCATTGCGATAGATGAAATTTTATCTGTAACGCAGGCAGACTTGTTCGATGCAATTCGACAAGGAAAAATGGATAGAGAACTTTTGCAAGCCGGTGTAAGCCAAGAACTGATTGATGCCATAAAAAATGGCGATGTAAATGAATTTAATATCGGTGAATATCGCAGTGGCGAAAAAACTGTAATTTCGGGTGATGATGTTGAACTTTATTACCATACGCGGTATTTCAGTCACTTGGGAGAATTTGTTGGAGATTATTCCAGTTCAATTAAATGTTCGGATCGTGATTTATATGGAGAAGAAGGTTGCTTAAAAACCAAGGGAAGAATTTTCCTAGCTTGGAATATGCGCTCTAATAATGGCCGTTTAGTGGGCACCGGAGTTTATATCGAACGCCTTGAAATCAAGGTTATCGTGAACGGGAAAAAAAATATACACCAGGTTCGGGATAAATTGATGGGCGTACGCCGTAAAGGTGGCGCGTTGTCTCATAAAAATAGTCTTTGA
- a CDS encoding ABC transporter ATP-binding protein: protein MIELDSVTFRYPKSTADALSNISLHIPQGSFYALIGPNGAGKTTLLRLLCGRLGAFKGSVKIDESLRNSAGFLNAEKYGVLLENPGVYPKLSIKEYLQYFTGFYGFGAENWRENGAMLERCKSFAERLKLPPLDKRLETLSLGNRQKVQIVRALLHSPKLLILDEPVANLDPISRDTVWQLLDEWRKEENGTAIVCSHVLAEMDQWATDYAIIDCGRVLQSGRVADVSTDTTSFKINATDATLEQIRSALVAAGISADVNLVQTSLSKIYRDLIH from the coding sequence GTGATTGAACTCGATTCGGTGACATTCCGTTATCCGAAATCTACGGCAGATGCTCTGTCTAATATTTCTCTCCATATCCCGCAAGGGAGTTTCTATGCGCTGATTGGCCCAAATGGCGCTGGCAAGACCACTTTGTTGCGCTTGCTTTGCGGACGCTTGGGCGCATTTAAAGGCTCTGTTAAAATTGACGAGTCCTTGCGGAATTCTGCGGGATTCCTGAATGCTGAAAAGTACGGTGTGCTTCTCGAAAATCCGGGCGTTTATCCGAAACTTTCCATCAAGGAATACCTCCAGTATTTTACAGGCTTTTATGGCTTTGGTGCAGAGAATTGGCGCGAAAATGGTGCCATGCTAGAGCGCTGCAAATCTTTTGCTGAACGCCTCAAGTTGCCGCCTCTCGACAAGCGCTTGGAAACGCTTTCACTCGGAAACCGCCAAAAGGTGCAGATTGTCCGTGCGCTTTTGCATAGCCCAAAGCTTTTGATTCTCGACGAGCCTGTTGCAAATCTCGATCCGATTTCAAGGGATACGGTTTGGCAACTTCTTGATGAATGGCGCAAGGAAGAAAATGGTACAGCGATAGTCTGTTCGCATGTGCTTGCCGAAATGGACCAGTGGGCAACGGATTATGCCATTATCGACTGCGGTCGCGTCTTGCAAAGCGGGCGAGTTGCCGATGTCAGTACCGATACTACTTCGTTTAAGATAAATGCTACAGATGCAACTCTTGAACAAATTCGCTCGGCTCTTGTTGCTGCCGGAATCTCTGCTGATGTTAATTTAGTGCAAACATCTCTATCGAAAATTTATAGAGATTTAATACACTGA
- the ndk gene encoding nucleoside-diphosphate kinase — protein sequence MEMTFAMIKPNAVKSGLIGRIIDRYISAGLSVCAVKMHQMTSEDARGFYAEHVEKPFFPELEAYMTKGPSVMLALGGENAIAKVRAINGATNPAKAEPGTLRYDFAPSMTENVVHSSDSPASAERELDFWFKKEERYAYEMPSLKACCVL from the coding sequence ATGGAAATGACATTTGCAATGATCAAGCCGAATGCTGTTAAGTCTGGCTTGATTGGTCGTATTATCGATCGCTACATCAGTGCCGGTCTCTCTGTCTGCGCCGTCAAGATGCACCAGATGACCTCCGAAGATGCTCGCGGTTTCTACGCTGAACACGTCGAGAAGCCGTTCTTCCCGGAACTCGAAGCCTACATGACCAAGGGCCCGTCCGTGATGCTTGCTCTCGGTGGCGAAAACGCAATTGCAAAGGTCCGCGCCATTAACGGTGCTACCAATCCTGCCAAGGCGGAACCGGGTACCCTCCGCTACGATTTTGCTCCTTCCATGACCGAAAACGTCGTTCACAGCTCCGATAGTCCGGCTTCTGCAGAACGCGAACTCGACTTCTGGTTCAAGAAGGAAGAACGCTACGCTTACGAAATGCCTTCTCTCAAGGCCTGCTGCGTCCTCTAA
- a CDS encoding carbohydrate-binding protein, with the protein MECFKTSLCAAFSLAVSTFAGLITTVPWNGHPGAATFTFDDGLHSQTNNLTFLDNMDAKVTFFVCTGTMDFSTNSQPHLNYAKKGHEIGNHTVNHKNLTQGADLNSEIGGAATKLRSMGLEATSLATPYCAQNATVKNAINQEHFINRGCGGGGLTGWDNEPDWMQIDSHYWQASSNVASFKSSLDQAASGKWHVQLNHGVVGNWDVISTADIKTLIEYAVSKNLWVATFSTVGAYLRAHFTIDKATATNTANGFTVKWTSPHAHMPKSVPLRVKIQGAQGKTVSQKGKEVKPNSDGTYTIEFMALELEVSGEPIEVKPFKGAIEIPGTLEAENYDTYAYSDADGKSDETGYRSDDAGIVKGGSGYALGYTSADDYFEYTLDVKKAGKYKVVINGATGNSTASSVTVSVGDKKVETEIPSKGDWVTYSEVEAGELELAAGKQTLRLTINTNYINVDWIKFVDETAQSSSSVPQSSSSANLVESSSSATNAIVQKIAFEHGVAMVRCQVFDLNGQLIKSANVMAGSVSEAWNLVKTGLRKGAYVMRYGEAGQGSHVVKVRLQ; encoded by the coding sequence ATGGAATGTTTTAAAACTTCTCTTTGCGCGGCTTTTTCGCTTGCTGTTTCTACTTTTGCAGGCCTAATCACGACGGTTCCTTGGAACGGTCATCCGGGCGCGGCCACTTTCACGTTTGACGATGGTCTCCATTCCCAGACGAACAACCTTACGTTCTTGGACAACATGGACGCCAAGGTGACGTTCTTTGTTTGCACGGGAACGATGGATTTTTCGACCAATTCGCAACCGCACTTGAATTATGCCAAGAAAGGCCACGAAATCGGGAACCACACGGTCAACCACAAAAATTTGACGCAGGGTGCGGACCTCAATTCAGAAATTGGCGGTGCTGCCACAAAGCTCCGTAGCATGGGGCTGGAGGCGACTTCCTTGGCAACGCCTTATTGCGCCCAGAATGCGACTGTTAAAAATGCGATTAACCAGGAACATTTCATCAATCGCGGGTGCGGTGGCGGCGGCCTCACGGGCTGGGATAACGAACCAGATTGGATGCAGATAGATTCTCACTACTGGCAGGCAAGTAGCAATGTCGCGAGTTTCAAGAGTAGCCTCGATCAGGCGGCGAGCGGCAAGTGGCACGTGCAGCTGAATCACGGTGTTGTGGGCAACTGGGATGTGATTTCGACGGCGGATATCAAGACGCTTATTGAATATGCGGTTAGCAAGAATTTGTGGGTCGCGACGTTTTCTACGGTGGGCGCTTACCTGCGTGCTCATTTCACAATTGACAAGGCAACTGCGACGAATACAGCGAACGGTTTTACCGTCAAGTGGACTTCTCCGCATGCGCATATGCCAAAGAGCGTGCCGCTTCGCGTAAAGATTCAGGGAGCACAGGGCAAGACTGTAAGCCAGAAGGGTAAAGAGGTCAAGCCGAATTCCGACGGAACGTACACGATTGAATTTATGGCGCTTGAACTTGAAGTTTCGGGCGAACCGATTGAAGTCAAACCGTTCAAGGGCGCAATTGAAATTCCGGGAACTCTTGAAGCCGAAAATTATGATACCTACGCTTACAGCGATGCCGATGGCAAGAGCGATGAAACAGGCTACCGCAGCGATGATGCTGGCATTGTCAAGGGCGGCTCTGGCTATGCGCTTGGCTACACGAGTGCTGACGATTATTTCGAGTACACGCTCGATGTGAAAAAGGCGGGTAAGTACAAAGTAGTCATTAATGGCGCCACTGGCAATTCTACAGCGTCTTCCGTGACTGTTTCTGTAGGCGATAAAAAGGTTGAAACTGAAATCCCGTCTAAAGGCGATTGGGTCACGTATTCCGAAGTCGAAGCGGGCGAGTTGGAACTTGCTGCGGGCAAGCAGACGCTTCGTCTTACAATCAATACAAACTATATCAATGTCGACTGGATTAAGTTTGTGGATGAAACTGCGCAATCTTCAAGTTCCGTTCCGCAGTCCTCAAGTTCCGCGAATTTGGTTGAATCAAGTTCTTCGGCAACAAATGCGATTGTGCAGAAAATTGCGTTTGAACATGGCGTAGCGATGGTGCGTTGCCAGGTGTTCGATTTGAACGGCCAACTGATTAAGTCCGCGAATGTGATGGCGGGTTCCGTAAGCGAAGCCTGGAATCTCGTGAAGACTGGACTCCGAAAAGGCGCTTACGTCATGCGTTATGGCGAAGCGGGTCAAGGCTCGCATGTCGTGAAAGTTCGTTTGCAATAG